A single region of the Epinephelus moara isolate mb chromosome 12, YSFRI_EMoa_1.0, whole genome shotgun sequence genome encodes:
- the exoc8 gene encoding exocyst complex component 8 yields MSETGNRLRKLLESPNFDPQNYVKQLSQQSDGDRDLQEHRQKIQNLADETAQNLKKNVYKNYRQFIETAKEISYLESEMYQLSHILTEQKSIMESITQALLSTDKDETSKEMQAAFPKETEELKQRTLTSLLEKVEGGKNIMDTPGRHLVYNGDLVEFDVDNMSPIQKVHAFLMNDCLLIATWLPNRRGTVKYKYNALYDLESFAVVNVKDNPPMKDMFKILMFPDSRIFQAENSKIKKEWLEILDETKKNKATKDRHKKEEEIPTSPVRAEVSTNPFDVDDDEPVDAEESVDLSLEWIQELPEDLDVCIAQRDFEGAVDLLDKLNEYLKDQPVNQRVKELRLKVDERVRQLTEVLVFELSPDRSLRGGPKATRRAVSQLIRLGQSTKACELFLKNRAAAVHTAIRQLRIEGATLLYIHKLCNIFFTSLLETAKEFEMDFAGNTGCYSAFVVWSKSAMRMFVDAFSKQVFDSKESLSTAAECVKVAKEHCQQLTEIGLDLTFTLQSLLVKDIKAALQSYKDIIIEATKHRNSEEMWRRMNLMTPEALAKLKDEMRSCGMGSFEQYTGDDCWVNLSYTIVAFTKQMMSFLEEGLKLYFPELHMVLLESLREIILVAVQHVDYSLRCEQDPEKKAFIVQNASFLHDTVLPVVERRFEEGVGKPAKQLQDLRKSTRPVRINPESTTSVV; encoded by the exons ATGTCGGAAACGGGGAACCGACTACGTAAGCTGCTTGAGTCGCCTAATTTCGACCCGCAAAATTACGTCAAGCAGCTGTCACAGCAGTCCGATGGCGACAGAGACCTGCAGGAGCATCGTCAAAAAATCCAGAACTTGGCCGACGAAACGGCTCAAAACCTGAAGAAAAATGTCTACAAGAACTACAGACAGTTCATCGAAACGGCCAAAGAGATCTCCTACCTGGAGAGCGAGATGTATCAGCTGAGTCACATCCTGACGGAGCAGAAGAGCATCATGGAGAGCATCACTCAGGCCCTGCTGTCCACAGACAAGGATGAGACCTCCAAGGAGATGCAGGCTGCTTTCCCCaaggagacagaggagctgAAGCAGAGGACGCTGACCTCACTGCTGGAGAAAGTAGAAGGGGGTAAAAACATCATGGACACCCCAGGGAGGCACCTAGTCTATAATGGTGACCTTGTGGAGTTTGATGTCGACAACATGTCCCCCATCCAGAAGGTGCACGCTTTCCTCATGAACGACTGCCTTTTAATCGCCACCTGGCTGCCAAATCGCAGAGGAACCGTGAAGTACAAATACAATGCCCTGTACGACCTGGAGAGCTTCGCTGTAGTCAACGTGAAGGACAACCCTCCCATGAAGGACATGTTCAAGATCCTCATGTTCCCAGACAGTCGCATCTTCCAGGCGGAGAACAGCAAAATCAAGAAGGAGTGGCTGGAGATCCTGGACGAAACCAAGAAGAACAAAGCTACCAAGGACAGGCacaagaaagaggaggagatcCCCACGTCTCCTGTGAGGGCAGAGGTGTCCACCAATCCTTTCGACGTGGACGATGACGAGCCAGTAGATGCTGAAGAGAGTGTGGACCTCAGCCTCGAGTGGATTCAGGAGCTCCCGGAGGATCTGGACGTCTGCATCGCCCAGAGAGACTTCGAGGGCGCCGTGGACCTGCTGGACAAGCTCAACGAGTATCTCAAAGACCAGCCGGTCAACCAGAGGGTCAAAGAGCTGAGGCTGAAGGTGGATGAGCGTGTTCGGCAGCTGACAGAGGTTCTGGTGTTCGAGCTGTCTCCAGATCGGTCACTTCGTGGTGGACCCAAGGCCACCAGGAGGGCCGTGTCCCAGCTGATCAGACTAG GTCAGTCCACCAAGGCCTGCGAGCTGTTTCTGAAGAACCGTGCCGCTGCCGTCCACACGGCCATACGGCAGCTGCGCATAGAAGGAGCCACGCTGCTCTACATCCACAAACTCTGCAACATCTTCTTCACCAGCCTGCTGGAGACGGCCAAGGAGTTTGAGATGGACTTTGCGGGGAACACGGGCTGCTACTCCGCCTTCGTGGTCTGGTCCAAATCGGCCATGAGGATGTTTGTGGACGCCTTCAGCAAGCAG GTGTTTGACAGTAAAGAGAGTCTGTCGACAGCAGCAGAGTGCGTCAAAGTGGCGAAGGAGCACTGTCAGCAGCTGACTGAGATCGGCCTGGACCTGACCTTCACCCTGCAGTCCCTGCTGGTCAAAGACATCAAGGCGGCCCTGCAGAGCTACAAGGACATTATCATCGAAGCCACCAAGCACCGAAACTCTGAGGAGATGTGGAGGAGGATGAACCTCATGACCCCCGAGGCTCTGGCTAAACTCAAG GACGAGATGCGCAGCTGTGGCATGGGCAGCTTCGAGCAGTACACGGGCGATGACTGCTGGGTGAACCTGAGCTACACCATCGTGGCCTTCACCAAGCAGATGATGAGCTTCCTGGAGGAAGGCCTGAAGCTCTACTTCCCCGAGCTGCACATGGTGCTACTGGAGAGCCTGAGGGAGATCATCCTGGTGGCCGTGCAGCACGTGGACTACAGCCTGCGCTGCGAGCAGGACCCCGAGAAGAAGGCCTTCATCGTGCAGAACGCCAGCTTCCTTCACGACACCGTGCTGCCCGTGGTGGAACGGAGGTTCGAGGAGGGTGTGGGCAAGCCGGCAAAACAGCTGCAGGACCTGAGGAAGAGCACCAGGCCGGTTCGGATCAATCCAGAGAGCACTACATCTGTAGTCTGA